Part of the Leptolyngbya sp. BL0902 genome, ACTACTACAACTTCGAGGCGCTGAATTTTCTGCCCGACCACCCCGCCCGCGACATGCAGGACACCCTCTACCTGCCCAACGGCGACCTGATGCGGACGCACACCTCCAACACGCAAATTCGCTACATGCAAAGCCATGAACCGCCCCTGCGGGCCGTGGCTATTGGCCGCTGCTATCGCCGCGACACCGTAGACGCCACCCACGCTGCCGTCTTCCACCAGATCGAATTCTTCGCGGTAGACAAAAACATCACCTTCACCGACCTGCGCGGCACCATCAAAGTGTTTTTGGAAGCCCTCTATGGCGACCTGCCCGTGCGCTTCCGCCCCAGCTATTTCCCCTTTACGGAACCCTCCGCCGAGGTGGATGTGCAGTGGCAGGGGCAATGGCTAGAGGTGCTGGGCTGCGGCATGATCGACCCCAACGTGCTCAAAGCCGTGGGCTACGACCCCGATGTCTACACGGGGTTTGCCGCTGGCCTAGGGGTCGAGCGCCTCGCCATGGTGCAGCACCAAATCGACGATATCCGCCGCCTGTATTCCAGCGATCTGCGCTTCCTGCGGCAGTTTTAAGGGGGGGCAACTCAGGCGAGTTCCCGCCAACATTCGACCGAGCGAAAATAACCGTTCAATGGATATTAAAAATCCTGCGCTACGAGATGATATCTACCAAATCGTGCAGTCTCTTTTGGGTAACGTTTGATAAATTCTCCAACCGGGTTCAAGTCGCCCAAGCGTAACAAACTATGACGGCTTCGTTGCGGTCTACAAACCTGTGCAACGTTTCTGGGCAGGGGGTTCCGTCTAGGGGAACTTACTGATAGAACAGGAACACCAGTCATTTTCGGCGGGTGGTCTTGCCATGGTCAAGTCTTCGCTCAACCCGTTTCAGCAGCGGCGTCAGGGGGATGTTCCAACCCATCACACCGCCCAGTTGGCCCTAGCAGTCGCCGATGAGGTCTACCTGCGGGCGTTATTAACCGATAGCCTGCCCACCCTCGCCCAACCCTACGAAATTGGGGCGATCAGCATTCAGGTGGGGGTGCCACTACGGGATCATCCCCAGTACAGCATCGATGGCGTCCTCACCTTCGAGCATATTCACTGCGTCCTAGCGGGGTCTGGGCCGGAGGTGCCGCCCCTGCCGGAATTTCACACCCACACCGAGTACCAGTCCGTTACCCACTGCCATTCCGACCTTGCCACCCTAGCCGAAAATGTCGCCCCCTCCGAGGCCGTGAACCTCTTGGCGCGGGCCGGATTCGACGCTGACCACATCCGCCAAATTCTGCAACTTCCCTCCCAGGCTTGGCACCATTCCTGGTGGTATGCCCTTGGCCCAGAGGGCTTTTTGACCGTGCCCTTCCAGCGCCACATCCGCAGCCGTTGCTTTGCCGATGGCACCTTCACCCTGCAATTCAAGGACGACTACGCCCAGGATCGGCCCCACGGGTTCCGCAGCCAGTCCCAGGCGGTTCCGGTGATGGTACACCAAGACAGCCTCAGCTTTGGCGAAAACCTCACCCGCCTCAACCGCGCCCGCCGCGAACTGAACGGTTCCCAAGCACTACTCATCGCCCCCGATCTGACAGAACTCGAAATTGAAGGCTACCTTCGCCAAAACGTCAGCCTCAGCAATCCACGCGGGTTGCAGCGATCCCTCACCGCCCACTGCCGCCTCTGCCACCGAGACCTCTGCCCCCTCCACGGCGTCGATTCTTCCCCGGTGATGGCCTGCCGATCCTTCCTCCCGGCAGAAGCGGTGATTTGACCGCTTAGGAAAAGCCTAGAAAATGACAATCAACACGGTTCTTCTCAGATGCTAGGGCTCGTCCGTGGGTAGATTTTTGCGCCAAGCAGAAGGCTGTCGATGAAGATGCATAATCGAAATGATGATAACCATCTCACCGTCAAGGGTATAGATGATGCCGTAGGGAAACCGTCTCAATCGACAGCGACGAACGTCCTGATCCAGCACTTGCCACGCTTTTGGATTTGCCACAATGCGTTGAATTGTGGCCTCCAGTTCATCTAGAAATTCACGGCCTAGATCGGGGCGATTGGACTCGTAAAATCGAGACGCCATCTCTGCTTCCACGAGGGCAGGCGTCAAAAAGCGATAGGGCTTCACCGGGAGAGTCTTTCCTTTAAGTCTGACAGCGACCGCTCACCGTCCACCGCTTCGATGTCACCTTGGCGGTAGGCACGAAGCCGATCCTGAGACTCCTCTAACCAAGCTTGATCGATAGCCCCTTGATCCGAGGAATCGAGACTTTGCCAGAGAGCATCAATCAACTGGGCTCGCTCAAAGGGAGAGAGCTTGAGGGCTTCTTCGATTAGCAAAATGCCGTCCATGTTGAAAAATGCGACTCCCAACAAAACTGTAGAGGTAAAAATGGGGGATTGCGTCAGCCCCAAGCGCGAGGATTGAACGCCAGCCTTACCACTCCTCCGCTTCGCCACCCACGACCACGTTTTTGATGCGCAGACTGGGGCCACCGCAGCCCACGGGCAGACCATTTTGCCCTCCCTTGCCGCAGCCGCCGGATTCGTCCCAATAAAAGTCATCGCCGATGGCCACAATATCCGCCAAGGTGCGAAACACATTGCCCGACAGGGTGACATCCCGCACGGGTTCCGCCAGTTCGCCGTTGCGAATCATCCAGGCTTCCCCGGCGGTGAAGGTGAACATTTCGCCGTTGGTCATCCCCTCCAGCCAGTTGCGGGCATAGACGCCTTCCTTGATGTCGGCAAACAGGTCGTTGACGGGGGTGGTGCCGCGCTCAATCCAGGTGTTGGTCATCCGCACCAGGGGCGAGTAGTGGTAGTTGAGGCAGCGGGCGTTTCCGGTGGGTGCTTCGCCCAGTTTGCCAGCGGTTTCGCGGGAATGCAGCCGCCCCACCAACACACCGTCTTGGATCAGTTGGGTGGTGGTGGCGGGGGTGCCTTCGTCGTCGTAGAAATAGCTGCCCCGATGGCCTTGGGGGGAGGCTCCGTCAAAAATTTGCAGTGCCTCTGGGCCAAACCGACGGCCCATGCTCATGGCCTCCAGCAGGTCGGGGTTTTCGTAGGCCATGTCGGCCTCGGAGAGGTGGCCAAAGGCTTCGTGGACAAACAGCCCGCTCAAAATCGGGTCAATCACCACTTCGTAGGCGGCTCCGCGCACGGTGGGTAAATCCAGGGCATCCACGGCACGTTTGGCGGAGGCCATTACCTGTTGATCCAGCCCCTCCAAATCCTCGTAGGCGCGGCGAGATCCGGTGGTTTCGCGCCCGGTTTGCACCTGATCCCCATCGCGGGCGGTGGCGGCAAAACGCATTTCCATATCCGACCACGCCTGATCGATGTGGCTGCCCTCGGACGTGACCAGCAGCACCCGCTGGGTAATGTCGCCGTAGCGAACGGAGGTGGTGGCAATGCGGTCGTCGATGCTCTGCAACAGGTCGGCGTAGTGGCGACAGAGGTCTTTTTTGCGGGCCAGGGAAATGTGGCGGGGGTCGGTGCCCGTCAGGGGGAGACGTTGCACCACCTGCACCGGATCCACCGGAGCCAGCAGAGTTTCGTCTTGGCCGACCATCCGCGCCGCCGACACCGCATCCTCCACCTGGGCCGCGAGTTCAGCTAAATCGTTAAAACTGGCAAAGCCCCAGCCGCCTTTGTAGCAGGCCCGCACATGGCCCCCAATCGCCAAGCCCTCGCTGAGGGTTTCGATGGTGCCGCCGCGCAGAAAAATATCGGTGCCCTCCGATTGCTCTAGGCGGATGGCCAGGTAATCGACCCGTTTGCCCCAGGTGGCGCAAAGCTCGTCTAGGCAGGTCTTAGCGTCATCGATGGAAAATGCCATGGCGTTAGGGAATCGAAAGCCTGCCTTACTGTAGCACTGGGCTGGCCTCTCCCAACCCTGGCTTACCGGGTTATTCGTCCCGATTTAGCTATCCAATCCAAAGGCTTGGGCCGGGGGCAGTTGCAGCAGAATTAGCAGGCCATCCAGCATATATTGCACCGCCAAAGCTGCCAGCAAAACCCCCAAAACTCGCGTCACCACATTAATCCCAATTTGGCCTAAGACCTTAGCAAGCGGTCGAGATAAAAGCAGAAAAATATAGCACAGCAAAATGACCACTGCCGCCGCCGCCAATACCACACTCAACCCTAGGTAATAGTTGGTGGATTCGCGTGAGAGCACTAAGATACTCGCCAAGCTGCCGGGGCCAGCAATCAGCGGAATGGCCAAAGGAAACACACTCACATCCTGGCGCGATTCGGCTTCCTTGGCTTCGGCCTGGGTTTCGCGTTCTTGGTGGACAAAAATCATATCTAAGGCAATTTTAAACAGCAGCACTCCTGCCGCAATTTGAAAGGCTTGCAGGCTGATGCCGAGGTTGTGCAGCACGTAGGCTCCTGCCAACCCAAAGGCGAGCAAAATGATTGCCGATACCACCACCGCCCGAATCGCAATTTGTGATTGCTCCTCCTCGGATCGGTCGTGCACAAGGGCTAGGTAGAGCGGCACTAGACCCACCGGATCAATCACAACAAAGAGGGTGAGAAATGCCTTGGCAAACAGCGGCAGAATAATCGGCATGGTAGCAGCACAACAACTGCCTTAAATGTATAGCGAATTTGAGCTAAAAGACAAAAGAACAGCCCCAACCCTGAAATCAGAGTCGGAGCTATTCTACAAACTAGACGGAAATCAAACGAAAATGAGTTGAACGAAATCGAAACAATGAAAGTGAACCACTGAGGATCTCAGCAGTGCCCAGACCAGCTACTTAGGAATGCCTTCTCACATAGAGACTGATACTTTAGAGATGGGTCGATACCGTCGTGAAGAGATGGTTACGTTTCTAGGTATCTAATGCAGGGCTCTCTATCAGGCTAGGGGTAGAAACATCAGTAGCGTGAAGTAGGGCAGGGCTGACGTTGAAGCTATAGACTGAGATGTATCCGAAGTAACAACCTCCTGAAATCAAGAAGACTGAACTTTTCAACCATGAACAAAGGCGGTCTATCTCTTCAAGAGAAAAGATGTATCTACAGCCTTCCCAATGCCATGTGAGGGATTTCCTCAAATAGGTTTCAACTAAGTAAAGATGGGTCGATACCGTCGTAAAGGTTGTTGCGTCTCTGGGTATCTAATGCAGAGCTCTCTAGGGATTAGGGGAGGAAATATCAGCCGAGAAACGGAAAGGCTGCGTTGTTGTGCGAGATAGATTCAGACGTTAACGAGATAACAACCTCCTATTTAACGGGGACTGAACTATTCGATGTGGGAGGGAGGCTTGCCTCACCTCTTGTTATTACCATAGCGCTTTCTAGAACCACTGCTAGGGAATGATACTAAAGTTTATCTTTCGGTTAAGGGTTACTCTCATGGAAGCTAAAGGATGTGTTTAGGATCCCAGAACCTTTGGCAGAGTTCCTTTGGCAGAGTTGGGCTCCACGCCGTTCCCCCTAACTGACTGGGACAAACAGGGATCACGCCTCGGTTTGGGTGACATTGTAGATTTGGTAGCGCTCCTCAATTAGGCGATCCACGTCCTCGGAGGCTAGCCGTTTCACATAGTTCAGTTTCACTTCTTCTAAAAAGTCCACTAGCAGGGTTTCCAGTTCCTCTAGGTTTTCGCTTTCTTGGATCTGCCGTTTGAAGGTATCGGTGAACTTCTTCACCAGCGATTGGGTGAGGGCAACGCCTTCCTGGTCTTCTAGGCCACCCTTCAGCACACCGTAGGCGTTGGTAGAGAGTTGGGCCACCACCCGCTGAGCAATTTGGTCGGGCAGGTTGCCGAGCCCCGGCAGTTGGCGAAATCCTTGATAACCGGGGGCCTGATCAAAGGCCGTGGTGACGGTGTGCTTCAGCAGCGCATCCAGTTCGGGCTTGAGTTGGGGCAATACGCTGTAGACCGTGAGGGTTCCGAGGCGCTGGGCCAGCACTTCCAAATCGTTGACGCCACTGACATCAATGTAGCGGCGGTTGCCCTGGTCGCGCAGCAGCATTTGAGACAGGCTACCATCCCGAATCAGCGACTGCATTTGGTCGATGATGCGGAGCACCACAATTTCCGTGATTTCAACGGCCACATGGCTGATGGCAAAGCGGCTGATGCTGTGCTGGACAGGCTCTAGGTCAATCAGGTTGGACTGGTTGATGCGAATGACGACGGGGATCGCACGG contains:
- the pheS gene encoding phenylalanine--tRNA ligase subunit alpha; amino-acid sequence: MTTAPTSLESDLMALKAAAQEAIAAAATLDDLEQLRVGYLGKKGQLSKVLGGMGKLSAEDRPRIGALANEVKDLIQGQLEQSKTALEMAKLEAQLATETLDVTMPGVFWPQGRVHPINSIIDRIVDIFVGLGYTVADGPEIENDYYNFEALNFLPDHPARDMQDTLYLPNGDLMRTHTSNTQIRYMQSHEPPLRAVAIGRCYRRDTVDATHAAVFHQIEFFAVDKNITFTDLRGTIKVFLEALYGDLPVRFRPSYFPFTEPSAEVDVQWQGQWLEVLGCGMIDPNVLKAVGYDPDVYTGFAAGLGVERLAMVQHQIDDIRRLYSSDLRFLRQF
- a CDS encoding type II toxin-antitoxin system RelE/ParE family toxin, with the translated sequence MKPYRFLTPALVEAEMASRFYESNRPDLGREFLDELEATIQRIVANPKAWQVLDQDVRRCRLRRFPYGIIYTLDGEMVIIISIMHLHRQPSAWRKNLPTDEP
- a CDS encoding addiction module protein gives rise to the protein MGVAFFNMDGILLIEEALKLSPFERAQLIDALWQSLDSSDQGAIDQAWLEESQDRLRAYRQGDIEAVDGERSLSDLKERLSR
- a CDS encoding TldD/PmbA family protein — encoded protein: MAFSIDDAKTCLDELCATWGKRVDYLAIRLEQSEGTDIFLRGGTIETLSEGLAIGGHVRACYKGGWGFASFNDLAELAAQVEDAVSAARMVGQDETLLAPVDPVQVVQRLPLTGTDPRHISLARKKDLCRHYADLLQSIDDRIATTSVRYGDITQRVLLVTSEGSHIDQAWSDMEMRFAATARDGDQVQTGRETTGSRRAYEDLEGLDQQVMASAKRAVDALDLPTVRGAAYEVVIDPILSGLFVHEAFGHLSEADMAYENPDLLEAMSMGRRFGPEALQIFDGASPQGHRGSYFYDDEGTPATTTQLIQDGVLVGRLHSRETAGKLGEAPTGNARCLNYHYSPLVRMTNTWIERGTTPVNDLFADIKEGVYARNWLEGMTNGEMFTFTAGEAWMIRNGELAEPVRDVTLSGNVFRTLADIVAIGDDFYWDESGGCGKGGQNGLPVGCGGPSLRIKNVVVGGEAEEW
- a CDS encoding MarC family protein, with protein sequence MPIILPLFAKAFLTLFVVIDPVGLVPLYLALVHDRSEEEQSQIAIRAVVVSAIILLAFGLAGAYVLHNLGISLQAFQIAAGVLLFKIALDMIFVHQERETQAEAKEAESRQDVSVFPLAIPLIAGPGSLASILVLSRESTNYYLGLSVVLAAAAVVILLCYIFLLLSRPLAKVLGQIGINVVTRVLGVLLAALAVQYMLDGLLILLQLPPAQAFGLDS